The following proteins are encoded in a genomic region of Dyadobacter sp. UC 10:
- a CDS encoding SGNH/GDSL hydrolase family protein: MRKQLCLLLLLVAICFGAAPQKTTWVAIGDSITYLNDHKDETGDRVTKGYLTLITEKYPDIEYLNQGHNGWTSINIAEKIESLGLVKADVYTIFLGTNDWWQGKPIGTIDDYKNQNGASTVYGAFRVIVNKLKDLNNKAQIILITPMQRGDFVYINNPKNNAYGSYKPKRDQMLEQVANAILEIGLEEQFQVVDLYHESGINLDNMVNFKRLKNPENGQYQQYIYPEYTRIPFDPEKDEYPYPAEAINMTYDGLHPSDKGYEIIANMLISKWKGLN; encoded by the coding sequence ATGAGAAAACAACTTTGCCTGCTGCTGCTATTGGTTGCCATTTGTTTTGGCGCAGCCCCTCAAAAAACTACCTGGGTCGCAATCGGGGATTCGATTACTTATCTGAATGACCACAAAGACGAGACCGGCGACCGTGTTACGAAAGGGTATCTTACCCTGATCACAGAAAAGTATCCGGATATCGAGTACTTGAACCAGGGGCACAACGGCTGGACTTCGATCAATATCGCCGAAAAGATTGAGTCGCTCGGATTGGTGAAAGCCGACGTTTACACCATTTTTCTGGGAACAAACGACTGGTGGCAGGGTAAACCGATCGGTACTATTGACGATTATAAAAATCAAAACGGCGCGTCAACTGTTTATGGCGCATTTCGGGTGATTGTCAATAAGTTGAAAGATTTAAATAATAAGGCACAAATTATTCTGATCACGCCGATGCAGCGCGGGGATTTTGTTTATATCAACAACCCGAAAAACAATGCTTACGGATCCTATAAGCCAAAACGCGACCAGATGCTCGAACAAGTAGCTAACGCGATCCTTGAAATTGGCCTTGAAGAGCAATTTCAGGTCGTCGATCTTTACCATGAAAGCGGCATTAATCTGGACAATATGGTCAATTTCAAGAGGCTAAAAAATCCTGAAAACGGTCAATACCAGCAATACATCTACCCAGAATACACCCGCATTCCCTTTGATCCGGAGAAAGACGAATATCCATACCCTGCGGAGGCAATCAATATGACCTACGACGGGCTTCATCCGTCGGACAAAGGCTACGAAATAATTGCCAATATGCTGATCAGCAAGTGGAAAGGGCTTAATTAG
- a CDS encoding DUF4468 domain-containing protein — MKYLASLLILFSFGTSFAQDGYLPLDQDKNIHYSDSGQPNLSKDELYKKVQEWVGKSFGNYQNAVTFEDPNAGKLRVTSYVPLIHAQFAYVRFDLTITASDNKYEAHINNLDGVSPIHSPVRLTGKENEAIAAQQVLINAENSKKKRAELEENLKIIKADNNGINTAMYNLLGSLKQFTN; from the coding sequence TTGAAATATCTCGCATCGCTTCTGATCCTTTTTTCATTCGGTACATCGTTCGCACAAGATGGTTATCTTCCGTTAGACCAGGACAAAAACATCCATTATTCCGATTCCGGGCAACCCAATCTTTCCAAAGACGAATTATACAAAAAGGTGCAGGAATGGGTCGGTAAATCGTTTGGCAACTACCAGAATGCTGTCACATTTGAGGATCCCAATGCGGGGAAACTGCGGGTTACAAGCTACGTCCCGCTGATTCACGCGCAGTTTGCATACGTGCGTTTCGACCTGACGATCACGGCTTCCGACAACAAATATGAAGCACACATCAACAATCTCGACGGAGTTTCGCCTATACACAGCCCCGTAAGGCTTACCGGAAAAGAGAATGAAGCCATTGCGGCCCAGCAAGTATTGATCAATGCGGAAAACAGTAAAAAGAAGCGGGCCGAGCTGGAAGAAAATCTTAAGATCATCAAAGCAGATAACAATGGCATCAATACTGCCATGTACAACCTGCTGGGCAGCCTGAAACAATTCACTAATTAA
- a CDS encoding glycoside hydrolase family 32 protein, with protein MKKALPILLLFAALLSNKSASGQDMKEKYRPQFHFSPRSNWMNDPNGMVYSNGTYHLFFQYYPEDKVWGPMHWGHATSKDLVSWTEQAIALYPDSLGYIFSGSAVVDTENTSGFGKNGKAPLIAIFTHHNPVLEKQKTGKHEYQSIAYSLDEGKTWTKYSGNPVLPNPGITDFRDPKVSWYAPRKKWVMTLATKDRITFYSSPNLKEWTRESEFGADAGAHGGVWECPDLFPIMHEGKEVWVLIVNINPGGPNKGSAGQYFTGDFDGKNFTPYSKETKWLDFGADNYAAVTFSNTGNRRILMGWMSNWQYANQVPTHPWRSTNTVARELGLKTVEKEIYLTSVPVKELAVLNTTSFSQKSIQVKGETNLTPKAKNATGLFRLDLSMGVPADFSIVLSNKAGNELVVGYDKAANQYFIDRSKSGKIDFEKGFGQKHTAPRLSVDHSMDLTLIADAASVELFADKGLTVMTDIFFPDSPMTDLHIKSVSGIKIENLKYSVLKSALPGK; from the coding sequence ATGAAAAAAGCGCTGCCCATCCTATTGTTGTTCGCTGCATTGCTGAGCAACAAATCTGCGTCCGGACAGGATATGAAGGAAAAGTACCGGCCACAATTCCATTTTTCTCCGAGATCCAACTGGATGAACGATCCAAACGGGATGGTTTACAGTAACGGCACTTACCATCTTTTCTTCCAATACTATCCCGAAGATAAAGTTTGGGGGCCGATGCACTGGGGACACGCAACCAGTAAAGATCTCGTTTCCTGGACGGAGCAGGCCATCGCATTGTATCCGGATAGTCTTGGCTACATTTTTTCCGGCAGCGCAGTAGTCGACACTGAGAACACTTCCGGTTTCGGTAAAAATGGAAAGGCCCCGCTGATCGCGATTTTCACGCACCATAACCCGGTTCTGGAAAAGCAAAAAACCGGGAAGCATGAATACCAAAGCATTGCATACAGCCTGGATGAAGGCAAAACCTGGACCAAGTACAGCGGCAACCCTGTACTGCCCAATCCCGGTATCACCGATTTTCGCGATCCCAAAGTTAGCTGGTATGCGCCCCGGAAAAAATGGGTGATGACGCTGGCCACCAAAGACAGGATAACCTTTTATTCATCTCCAAACCTGAAAGAATGGACGCGTGAAAGTGAGTTTGGCGCTGATGCGGGTGCTCATGGCGGCGTATGGGAGTGCCCGGATCTGTTCCCCATTATGCATGAAGGCAAAGAGGTGTGGGTACTGATCGTCAACATCAATCCCGGCGGGCCCAATAAAGGTTCTGCGGGGCAGTACTTCACAGGCGATTTTGACGGGAAAAACTTTACGCCTTATTCAAAGGAAACCAAATGGCTGGATTTCGGGGCTGATAATTATGCCGCTGTCACGTTTTCTAACACTGGTAACCGCCGCATTCTGATGGGCTGGATGAGCAATTGGCAATATGCCAATCAGGTACCCACACATCCATGGCGCAGTACCAATACGGTTGCGCGTGAGCTGGGCTTAAAGACGGTCGAAAAAGAAATTTATCTTACTTCCGTTCCGGTTAAAGAGCTGGCGGTTTTAAATACAACCAGCTTTTCACAGAAAAGCATTCAGGTGAAAGGTGAGACAAACCTGACCCCAAAGGCTAAAAATGCGACCGGCCTGTTCAGGCTTGATCTGAGTATGGGCGTGCCGGCTGATTTTAGCATTGTCTTGTCAAATAAGGCCGGAAACGAGCTGGTTGTCGGTTACGATAAAGCAGCAAATCAGTATTTTATCGATCGCAGTAAATCAGGGAAAATTGATTTTGAAAAGGGATTTGGCCAAAAACACACGGCACCCCGCTTGTCGGTTGACCATTCAATGGATTTGACATTGATCGCCGACGCGGCGTCCGTCGAGCTTTTCGCTGACAAAGGCCTGACTGTCATGACGGACATCTTTTTCCCCGATTCGCCTATGACTGATCTGCATATCAAGTCGGTGTCAGGTATCAAGATCGAAAACCTGAAATACTCGGTCTTAAAATCCGCTCTTCCGGGCAAATGA
- a CDS encoding DUF6644 family protein: MELLEWLEKSSWAVGIRQSLYLYPVLEIIHILGIVMLVGAAFLFDLRLLGYSKNLPVAGLAKHLLPWSQRGLILIIPSGLLLFITNAQALGTDFTFWLKLALILVAALNAWIFHRFIYKIPKGDSRETMLSGTSKLSALISISVWIAVIACGRLLAY; this comes from the coding sequence GTGGAGTTACTGGAATGGCTTGAAAAATCGTCCTGGGCTGTCGGCATCCGGCAATCTTTGTATCTATACCCGGTATTGGAAATCATTCATATACTGGGTATAGTTATGCTCGTCGGCGCCGCTTTCCTTTTTGATCTCCGGCTTTTAGGATATTCGAAAAACTTACCGGTGGCAGGGCTGGCAAAGCATTTACTGCCCTGGTCGCAGCGCGGGTTAATCCTCATTATCCCGTCCGGACTGTTGCTTTTCATCACCAATGCGCAGGCGCTGGGTACTGATTTTACATTCTGGTTAAAGCTGGCATTGATCCTGGTTGCGGCATTGAATGCGTGGATATTTCACCGGTTTATTTACAAAATACCAAAAGGCGACAGCCGGGAGACAATGCTTTCCGGTACCTCAAAACTTTCCGCATTGATCTCAATATCAGTCTGGATCGCGGTGATTGCCTGCGGAAGGTTGCTGGCTTATTAG
- a CDS encoding AraC family transcriptional regulator produces the protein MQPSIAVLPFNNLSNDPEEEYFSDGITEEIINVLSRVPGLQVAGRTSSFTFKGTRQDLSSIGEQLNANHILKGSVSGSGDQLLIHAQLVNAADGSVVWSEQYDRELDAIFDIQDEIALAILSAVKVELLGEEPALTFKRYTNNKDAYQLYLRGRFYHNKFAGKDEYSKAIGYFESAIDLEPTYAIAYAGIASCYLNMWFYRHMPAVKALPLMEDATRQALALDSGIAESYIALARMQMLYEWDFGSAAHSFKKATDLNWNTAELHVQFALYWGLLGHPAMAEKEIATALSLEPFSLINNFYAAYVYWLSGNFENAVAQGRKLTALQPAFWGGHMIIGANLITLGDYPAAQEALETALEINYNGITLSACGALFGLSGEHESARDILTQMNALSKTQVVSNYDMGIVHATLGDADIAVEYFQNAISQHEPPMLFFKYIVRDWLTGELHDKRYDMLVELILQ, from the coding sequence ATGCAACCATCCATCGCCGTATTGCCATTTAACAACCTGAGCAACGATCCCGAAGAGGAATATTTCAGTGACGGGATCACCGAAGAAATCATCAATGTGCTGAGCCGCGTGCCCGGTTTGCAGGTAGCGGGGCGTACTTCTTCATTCACTTTCAAAGGTACCAGACAGGATTTGTCATCCATCGGCGAACAGCTGAATGCAAACCATATTTTGAAAGGAAGCGTATCGGGTTCGGGTGACCAGTTGCTGATCCATGCGCAACTTGTAAATGCAGCAGACGGATCAGTGGTATGGTCGGAACAATACGACCGGGAGCTGGATGCTATTTTTGACATTCAGGATGAAATTGCGCTGGCTATTTTAAGTGCGGTTAAAGTGGAATTACTTGGCGAAGAGCCTGCGCTTACCTTTAAGCGATACACAAATAACAAGGATGCGTACCAGCTTTATCTGCGTGGGCGGTTTTATCACAACAAATTTGCGGGCAAAGATGAATACAGTAAGGCGATAGGCTATTTCGAATCAGCAATTGACCTGGAACCCACCTATGCAATCGCTTATGCGGGAATAGCCTCGTGCTACCTGAACATGTGGTTTTACCGGCACATGCCCGCCGTAAAGGCCCTTCCTTTGATGGAAGACGCTACCAGACAGGCGCTGGCGTTGGATAGCGGGATCGCGGAAAGCTACATTGCGTTGGCCCGTATGCAAATGTTGTATGAGTGGGATTTTGGCAGTGCAGCGCATTCGTTTAAAAAAGCAACCGATCTCAACTGGAACACCGCCGAACTGCACGTGCAGTTTGCCCTTTACTGGGGATTGCTCGGCCACCCTGCGATGGCGGAAAAGGAAATCGCGACGGCACTTTCCCTGGAACCCTTCTCGCTGATCAATAACTTTTACGCGGCTTATGTGTACTGGCTTTCGGGAAATTTTGAAAATGCAGTGGCGCAGGGCAGAAAACTGACTGCATTACAACCTGCCTTTTGGGGCGGGCATATGATCATTGGTGCGAACCTGATTACATTAGGGGATTACCCGGCCGCACAGGAAGCGCTGGAAACTGCCTTGGAAATCAATTATAACGGAATTACCCTGAGTGCCTGCGGTGCATTGTTCGGTCTTTCGGGAGAGCATGAAAGTGCAAGGGATATATTGACACAAATGAATGCACTGAGCAAAACGCAGGTAGTATCAAACTACGACATGGGCATTGTGCATGCTACTTTAGGCGATGCCGATATTGCAGTAGAATACTTTCAAAACGCAATCAGTCAGCACGAGCCGCCGATGCTGTTTTTCAAATATATCGTAAGAGACTGGCTCACAGGGGAATTGCACGACAAACGGTATGATATGCTGGTGGAGTTGATTTTGCAATAG